The genomic region GTCCGTCGACGTCCAAGGGCGTGGCGTCCACTCCGAGGACCGGTATCGGTTGCCTCTGCAGCGTCATTCGGCGCTTGCGGGCTTTTCGCCGGCGTCGGGCTGATCAGCAGCTTCCGCAGCACCCTCGGGCGCAGCTGCCCCTGCTGCAGCGGCTGTCGGCGCCGCGGTGACCTCGGCCTCGTCTTTGGCGACCTCAGCCTCATCCGCCGCGTTGCCGTTGATGTCGAGAACTCCGGGAACCACCTCGCGCAGCCGCTCGATGCTGATGGCCCCCTCACGGACCACGCGCAGCGGCAACGATGTGGCATCCACGATGGTGGACGGCCGGGCGTCGGTTCCCTCGACCGGCCGGAAGCCGCCTTCAAGGTAGACCTCCACGGACTCCGCGAGCTGGGACCGTGCTTCAAAGGCTGTCTGTGCCGGAGCCTGGCCGGTCCGGTTTGCCGAGGACACGGCGAGGGGTCCGGTAACCGTCAGCAGGTCGATCGCCACCTCATCGTCCGGGATGCGAAGGGCGACGGTGCCCTTGGTCTCGCCCAGGTCCCAGTCCAGGGACGGCTGTGCGTGGAAGATAAGGGTCAGCCCGCCGGGCCAGAAGGCTTCGGCCAGGTCGCGGGCATCCGGGTACACGTCGGTGGCCAGCCCGTCGAGCGCATTCAGGCGCGGAATCAGGACGGGCGGTGGCATGTTCCGGCCGCGGCCCTTGGAGACCAGCAGCATGGTGACGGCCTGCGGGGAAAAGGCATCGGCAGCGATTCCGTAGACGGTGTCCGTGGGAAGGACAACGCACTTCTTCTCGAGGATCGCCCGCCGTGCGTGGGCGATTCCGGCGGTCCGCTCGTCGTCGGCCGTGCAGTTGTACGTAGTGGTCACTGCCTCATTCTTTCATTACTCCGCGGGCGGGAAAGCAAGGACGGCGCTGGTGGCGCGTTCCTTGCCGTTAAGGTCAAAATGCGTGGTGACGTCGGTCCAAAGCCCCGTCCGCTTCAGCATCGTCGATATCCAGCCGGCCTGCACTTCGGCGTGTTCCATCACGAAGTAGCCGCCGGGAACCAGGAGCCGTGCCGCCGAGGCGGCGGCCGCCGTCGGAAGTTCCATGCCGTCCGCTCCGCCGCCATAGAGCGCCTCCGGAGGGTCGTGGAGCGCCACTTCCGGTTCATTGGGGATGGCTTCGGCGGGGATGTACGGCGGATTGGACACCACGACGTCGAACGTTCCGTTCCGTTCCGGCATCGCGTTCCGCAGGTCCCCCAGCAGCAGGGTGACCCCCAGCGGCCGGAGATTCTTCGCCGCCCAGGCGTGCGCGAATTCACTGAACTCCACCGCGAACACCTCGGCCTCTGGCACCTCGTGCGCGACTGATCCGGCGATGGCACCGGAGCCGGTGCCAAGATCCACCACTTTGGGGCGGACCACGCCGGCACGTTCCAGTACGTGCAGCCGGTCGATGACCAGCTGCACCACGGACTCGGTTTCCGGGCGGGGAATGAAGACGCCGGGCCCAACCGCGAGCTGCAGGTAGCGGAAGTGCGCAACTCCGGTGATGTGCTGGAGCGGAATCCGGGCGGCGCGTTCGGCAACAAGTTCGGCGTAGCCTGCCGGGGCTGGCGCATCACCGAGCATCATGGCCCGCAGCCGGGCCAGGCCCACGCCCAGCAAATGGTCGGCCAGCAACTCGGCGTCCACCCGGGGGCTGGGCACGCCGGCCTCGGTCAGGCGCTCCGTCGCCTCGCGGACCGCAGCAGCCAGGGACTGGGCAGGCGGCTCCGAAGTGTGCTCGGATGTCATGTGATCCCGGGGCTCCTAGTCGCCGATGGCGTCCAGCCGCGCCTGCTCGTCCATCTCGATGGCGGACTGGATGACCGGCTCGAGGTCGCCGTTCATGACCTGGTCAAGGTTGTACGCCTTGTAACCCGTGCGGTGGTCGGCGATCCGGTTTTCCGGGTAGTTGTACGTGCGGATCCGCTCGGACCGGTCCATGGTGCGGATCTGGGACTTCCGCTGAGCCGAGTTCTCGGCGTCGATCTGTTCCTGCTGGTGCGCCAGGATCCGGGCGCGGAGGACGCGCATGCCGGCTTCACGGTTCTGCAGCTGGGACTTCTCGTTCTGCATGGCCACGACGATTCCGGTGGGGAGGTGCGTGATGCGGACGGCGGAGTCGGTGGTGTTGACGGACTGGCCGCCGGGGCCCGAGGACCGGTACACGTCGATTTTGAGGTCGTTCTGGTTGATCTCAAGCTCTTCGGGCTCATCCACCTCGGGCAGGACAAGAACGCCCGCGGCCGACGTGTGGATGCGGCCCTGCG from Arthrobacter globiformis harbors:
- a CDS encoding L-threonylcarbamoyladenylate synthase — encoded protein: MTTTYNCTADDERTAGIAHARRAILEKKCVVLPTDTVYGIAADAFSPQAVTMLLVSKGRGRNMPPPVLIPRLNALDGLATDVYPDARDLAEAFWPGGLTLIFHAQPSLDWDLGETKGTVALRIPDDEVAIDLLTVTGPLAVSSANRTGQAPAQTAFEARSQLAESVEVYLEGGFRPVEGTDARPSTIVDATSLPLRVVREGAISIERLREVVPGVLDINGNAADEAEVAKDEAEVTAAPTAAAAGAAAPEGAAEAADQPDAGEKPASAE
- the prmC gene encoding peptide chain release factor N(5)-glutamine methyltransferase gives rise to the protein MTSEHTSEPPAQSLAAAVREATERLTEAGVPSPRVDAELLADHLLGVGLARLRAMMLGDAPAPAGYAELVAERAARIPLQHITGVAHFRYLQLAVGPGVFIPRPETESVVQLVIDRLHVLERAGVVRPKVVDLGTGSGAIAGSVAHEVPEAEVFAVEFSEFAHAWAAKNLRPLGVTLLLGDLRNAMPERNGTFDVVVSNPPYIPAEAIPNEPEVALHDPPEALYGGGADGMELPTAAAASAARLLVPGGYFVMEHAEVQAGWISTMLKRTGLWTDVTTHFDLNGKERATSAVLAFPPAE